In Nitrospiraceae bacterium, one genomic interval encodes:
- a CDS encoding O-antigen ligase family protein has product MDRAWTPLVLYLGLAVYSMLSSPYRHQSLQWLIILLSYSALLYLLVMFLTKWAHISMLLGLLVVMGYAESALSFTQLWRGIERPTGTFFNPNFLAGYLVSGWLIVLALFCYLPIHRLWRRTNRLKLCSIFAQPLWALIGWVGLTLAIVWTGSRGAVLSACAGAIVVVGLRFGRRGVAVLFFLLLLLAAIPNSTRERFYTEHVSNPVAYARWQMWQGTLYMMADHPMGIGLGLYQYFYPRYAFPVDQAIARYGKTAQTPHNEYLQMGVELGIPSLAIFAWGLWVVGQHVRWVLNQRLTRDQRRIVVGVAGTIVALLVHAAVDSNLHEPALAIMLVLFAGIIIVCRRLLQQQATSPVAENALRVTPIWGWLGSAIILVAIIGIVRLGTAWMWYEKGEELHRKGNIADATQFYRTAILLDPGKALYHSVLAAAQCSLYEREQDTARAVDCMKELKQAIALNPVDGRLVGLLGRVHGRFASLASRDQTREHEQLLLGVSAYEEAMKLEPFNAVYRFECGLHQLKLGEVEKAESLVKNAIEIEPNFLPGRVWLAKRYAQSGRLDLAAREYREVFEREQRYVGWNKSSLETQFLTADPGELAAFLDARRGAT; this is encoded by the coding sequence ATGGATCGGGCTTGGACACCCTTGGTGTTGTATCTTGGTCTCGCTGTCTATTCCATGCTGAGTTCTCCTTACAGGCATCAAAGCCTCCAGTGGCTCATTATATTATTGAGCTACAGTGCGCTGCTCTACCTGCTTGTCATGTTTCTGACCAAGTGGGCACATATCTCAATGTTGCTTGGTCTCTTGGTCGTCATGGGATATGCTGAATCAGCGCTATCGTTCACTCAGCTTTGGCGAGGGATTGAGCGGCCCACGGGCACATTCTTCAATCCGAACTTCCTAGCAGGGTATTTGGTATCGGGATGGCTCATCGTGCTCGCTCTTTTCTGCTATCTGCCGATCCATCGACTATGGAGACGAACGAATCGATTGAAACTCTGCTCAATCTTCGCTCAGCCGCTTTGGGCTTTGATCGGTTGGGTCGGGCTTACGCTCGCCATTGTCTGGACTGGGTCCCGGGGGGCTGTGTTATCTGCTTGTGCGGGAGCTATCGTGGTCGTGGGATTACGATTCGGTCGTCGTGGAGTTGCTGTTCTTTTCTTCCTTCTACTTCTGCTGGCCGCGATTCCTAATTCGACGCGCGAGCGTTTCTACACGGAACATGTGTCAAACCCTGTTGCTTATGCACGGTGGCAGATGTGGCAGGGAACGCTTTATATGATGGCAGATCATCCAATGGGTATTGGGTTGGGATTGTACCAATATTTCTATCCACGATATGCGTTCCCTGTCGATCAGGCGATCGCGCGATACGGGAAAACAGCGCAAACTCCTCACAATGAATATTTGCAAATGGGAGTTGAGCTCGGAATTCCGAGCCTGGCTATCTTTGCTTGGGGGCTTTGGGTAGTTGGGCAGCATGTGAGGTGGGTTTTGAATCAGCGACTCACGCGAGATCAGCGGCGCATCGTTGTTGGGGTCGCGGGGACAATAGTGGCACTACTGGTTCATGCCGCGGTGGATTCTAATCTGCACGAACCAGCTCTTGCCATTATGCTTGTCTTGTTCGCTGGGATCATCATTGTCTGTCGGCGGTTACTGCAGCAGCAAGCCACATCCCCTGTCGCCGAGAACGCACTTCGAGTGACACCGATCTGGGGATGGCTAGGCTCCGCGATCATTCTTGTGGCGATCATCGGTATCGTTCGCCTAGGCACAGCCTGGATGTGGTACGAAAAGGGGGAAGAACTCCATAGAAAGGGGAACATCGCGGATGCAACTCAGTTTTATCGCACTGCGATCCTTCTTGATCCAGGGAAAGCCCTCTACCATAGTGTGTTGGCTGCAGCGCAGTGTTCGTTGTATGAGCGCGAGCAGGACACGGCCCGCGCTGTCGACTGCATGAAAGAACTTAAGCAGGCAATTGCTTTGAATCCTGTTGATGGACGTTTAGTAGGCCTCCTTGGGCGAGTGCATGGGCGATTTGCCAGCTTGGCCTCGCGGGATCAGACACGAGAGCATGAACAGCTCTTGCTAGGAGTGTCGGCATACGAAGAAGCCATGAAGCTAGAACCTTTTAATGCAGTCTATCGTTTTGAGTGCGGTCTGCATCAGCTAAAGCTTGGAGAAGTCGAGAAGGCGGAGTCTCTTGTAAAAAATGCAATCGAGATTGAACCGAACTTCTTGCCAGGACGTGTGTGGCTTGCGAAGCGGTATGCTCAATCCGGTCGGCTAGATCTTGCTGCACGTGAGTATCGCGAGGTTTTCGAACGAGAACAGCGGTATGTTGGTTGGAACAAGAGTTCTCTCGAAACACAGTTCCTCACTGCCGATCCCGGGGAACTAGCGGCATTCTTAGATGCCCGCAGGGGGGCAACGTGA
- a CDS encoding NAD-dependent epimerase/dehydratase family protein, with protein sequence MKIENGHFLITGGSGFIGAYVAELLLNHKASRVVLFDKALNESNVAEVRRDARVNLVEGDLLNQDALKRVCQGINGIFHMAVLPLGPCDKDPQLAFEVNIRGTFAIVQEAIRAGVNKFVYSSASSVYGDTLEVMNEQHPFNARSMYGVTKLCGELLLRPFESKLPYAVVRYMNVYGPRQVGGLIPAVLGKIRSGQAPVINGDGSASFDFIHVRDVARCTVMAMASDVSGEAFNVGSGTEVTVKEITVKLLELCRSLLQPIYQPQATGSMTRRVGSSEKAKRLLGFQAQTTLQQGLEELAKGS encoded by the coding sequence ATGAAGATTGAGAACGGGCATTTCTTGATTACAGGTGGAAGCGGGTTTATCGGCGCGTACGTAGCCGAACTGCTTCTGAACCACAAGGCATCCAGAGTGGTGCTTTTTGACAAGGCCCTGAACGAAAGCAATGTCGCCGAGGTCCGGAGAGATGCGCGGGTGAACCTTGTCGAGGGAGACCTCCTGAACCAGGATGCGTTGAAACGGGTTTGTCAGGGAATAAATGGGATTTTTCACATGGCCGTACTCCCGCTTGGGCCTTGTGACAAGGATCCTCAGCTGGCATTTGAAGTCAATATTCGAGGTACGTTCGCCATCGTTCAGGAAGCGATCCGTGCAGGAGTCAACAAGTTCGTATATTCGTCAGCCTCATCCGTGTACGGGGATACCCTTGAAGTGATGAATGAGCAACATCCATTCAACGCTCGAAGCATGTATGGCGTGACGAAACTGTGCGGCGAACTGCTTCTCCGTCCGTTCGAGTCGAAGCTTCCCTACGCAGTCGTGCGATATATGAATGTCTATGGGCCTCGGCAAGTCGGAGGGTTGATCCCCGCGGTGTTAGGAAAAATACGCTCGGGACAAGCGCCCGTCATTAATGGAGATGGATCCGCATCGTTTGATTTTATACACGTTCGGGATGTCGCACGGTGTACCGTGATGGCCATGGCGAGTGACGTCAGCGGAGAAGCGTTTAACGTCGGGAGCGGAACAGAAGTGACGGTCAAAGAGATAACCGTGAAGCTGTTGGAGTTGTGCCGTTCGCTGCTTCAGCCCATATATCAGCCACAAGCGACTGGATCGATGACAAGGCGCGTAGGGAGTAGCGAAAAGGCGAAGCGGTTGCTGGGCTTTCAAGCACAGACCACCTTGCAACAGGGTTTGGAAGAATTGGCGAAGGGATCGTAA
- a CDS encoding prepilin-type N-terminal cleavage/methylation domain-containing protein yields the protein MCKQLKGQKGFTLIELMIVVAIIGILAAIAIPNFLAYQARSRQAEARTNLGAVFVSETAWFGENNYYSNFATIGYTLAGSGNRYTYRSPNQLGTAASTDAQGQDMFATLAGSATAGGTITVEQAVGPTSGAVVPAAGVQAAFTATANGNIDGDATVDKWSLNDIKAIVNQLNDVTG from the coding sequence ATGTGTAAGCAGTTGAAGGGACAAAAAGGTTTTACGTTGATCGAGTTGATGATCGTGGTCGCGATCATCGGGATCTTGGCGGCGATCGCCATCCCGAACTTCTTGGCGTACCAAGCCCGGTCCCGCCAGGCTGAAGCCAGGACCAACTTGGGCGCGGTGTTTGTGTCCGAGACGGCATGGTTCGGAGAGAACAATTACTACTCCAACTTTGCCACGATCGGTTATACGCTAGCAGGCAGCGGAAACCGGTACACGTATCGAAGCCCGAACCAGTTAGGAACGGCTGCTTCAACGGATGCCCAAGGCCAGGATATGTTTGCCACCCTCGCGGGATCGGCGACGGCTGGTGGAACGATCACGGTTGAACAAGCGGTCGGGCCTACAAGCGGTGCTGTAGTACCGGCTGCTGGTGTCCAGGCGGCATTCACTGCGACAGCGAACGGGAACATCGATGGAGATGCGACCGTCGACAAGTGGAGCTTGAACGACATCAAGGCAATCGTGAACCAGCTCAACGACGTGACTGGATAG
- a CDS encoding ABC transporter permease translates to MGVKLWPEDLAGFTHRLQLIWVLALDELRRTYGGSLLGLSWIILKPVMLITLYTVLFGFVFQIRGGADQTTGEYILVLLSGLLPWQMFAEALTAATGAISSNVSLVTKILFPIEILPVIKVVSATVTGLVSLLVFVAVLIPLHHLGWAVLLLPFLLVAQLLFTVGLSWVLSAFNVAVRDTNQVLPFALTLGMFLSPVVYTSVMVPHPLAVLFSYNPMSYFLEGYRAIFLTGQSPPVDVWLLVGGLSAATCLSGWWIFGRMRLLIADYL, encoded by the coding sequence ATGGGAGTCAAACTCTGGCCGGAAGACCTGGCGGGCTTCACGCACCGTCTTCAACTGATCTGGGTATTGGCTCTTGATGAGCTTAGACGAACTTATGGGGGATCGCTTCTCGGTCTCAGCTGGATCATTTTGAAGCCTGTGATGCTCATCACCCTGTATACCGTCCTGTTCGGGTTCGTGTTTCAAATTCGCGGTGGAGCGGACCAAACAACCGGTGAATACATATTGGTGCTTCTAAGCGGCTTGCTGCCCTGGCAAATGTTTGCGGAGGCCTTAACGGCTGCGACCGGGGCCATTTCGTCGAACGTGAGTCTAGTGACGAAGATTCTGTTTCCGATCGAAATTCTTCCGGTCATCAAGGTCGTCAGCGCCACGGTGACAGGGTTGGTCAGTCTGCTGGTGTTTGTGGCGGTGCTGATTCCATTGCATCACCTCGGATGGGCCGTGCTCTTACTGCCATTTCTGCTGGTGGCCCAGCTGTTATTTACTGTTGGTCTCTCGTGGGTCCTTTCCGCCTTCAACGTGGCCGTGCGGGATACGAATCAGGTTCTTCCGTTCGCCTTGACCCTCGGGATGTTTCTGAGCCCGGTCGTCTATACCTCGGTCATGGTGCCGCACCCGCTTGCGGTGCTGTTCTCATACAATCCGATGTCGTATTTTCTTGAAGGATACCGAGCGATTTTCTTAACCGGCCAAAGTCCTCCTGTTGATGTATGGCTGCTCGTCGGCGGCTTGTCTGCTGCGACATGTCTCAGCGGGTGGTGGATCTTTGGTCGAATGCGGCTCTTGATAGCCGACTATCTGTAA
- the asnB gene encoding asparagine synthase (glutamine-hydrolyzing) codes for MCGIAGIYSVAGKPIEPFDIVRMCDAQAHRGPDDAGYVLLAPVKKKQKPSWWEITPTDQCREFPDLQTQELSHSRVAYGRQPYRLGLGHRRLSILDLSTAGHQPMANREKTLWITYNGEIYNHLELKKELVRKGYEFVSTTDTEVILYLYQEYGLDCIERLNGIFAFALWDDLRATLLLARDRYGVKPLYYTEWRGSLMFASEMKAFLGLKDFPRQVNRAAVKDYFTFQNTFGETTLFDGVHLLEAGHYVVVSEGGITRRRYWDFNFVQIEDLGENQARERLGFLLEDTVKRQLMSDVPVGAYLSGGMDSASITALASASVPRLMTFTGGFDLTNVSGFEAAFDERRDAEALSALFKTEHYEMVFHAGDLEWALPRVIWSIEDLRAGMCYPYYYTARLASRFVKVVLAGTGGDEIFGGYPWRYRMASGEDQNHDDFLGRYFEYWNRLVPCQQHTSFFSTEMIHHTSGHNPVESFRRIVNQDRQDRDPIRRALYFEAKTFLHGLLVIEDKLSMAHSLESRVPLLDHALVDFVTTLPTKYLINRQWEKNPHRDENLSGKYLFRRAMEGILPDAILLKRKQGFSAPDQSWYQGPLMAYIKSILFDRRTRARGFFQNTFIQRVVDEHLNGKVNHRLLIWSLLSFEFWNRLFIDGEGIPAYAIPPRR; via the coding sequence ATGTGCGGGATAGCCGGTATCTATAGTGTTGCAGGCAAGCCCATCGAGCCATTCGATATCGTTCGAATGTGTGATGCCCAAGCTCATCGTGGCCCCGATGATGCTGGCTATGTCTTACTTGCTCCGGTCAAGAAAAAACAGAAGCCTAGTTGGTGGGAGATTACCCCAACCGATCAATGTCGGGAATTTCCGGATTTGCAGACGCAAGAATTGAGTCATTCGAGAGTAGCCTACGGACGGCAACCGTATCGACTTGGTCTTGGGCATCGTCGGCTCTCCATTCTTGACCTCTCAACGGCCGGTCATCAGCCAATGGCCAACCGTGAGAAGACGTTGTGGATCACCTATAACGGAGAAATCTACAACCATCTTGAGCTGAAGAAGGAACTCGTCCGCAAAGGGTATGAATTCGTGTCGACTACGGACACAGAAGTCATTCTGTACCTGTACCAAGAATATGGATTGGATTGTATCGAGCGATTGAACGGCATATTTGCGTTCGCCTTGTGGGACGACCTGCGCGCCACACTGCTGCTGGCGAGGGACCGCTACGGAGTGAAGCCCCTCTATTACACGGAATGGAGAGGCTCATTGATGTTTGCATCGGAGATGAAGGCTTTTTTGGGGCTGAAGGACTTCCCTCGGCAGGTGAACCGTGCCGCTGTGAAAGACTACTTTACGTTCCAAAACACGTTCGGAGAGACGACGTTGTTCGACGGTGTGCATCTGCTCGAAGCAGGACACTACGTCGTCGTCAGTGAGGGCGGAATCACGCGACGGCGATACTGGGATTTCAACTTTGTTCAGATTGAGGATCTTGGAGAGAACCAAGCAAGGGAACGACTCGGATTTCTCTTGGAAGATACGGTTAAGCGACAGTTGATGAGCGATGTGCCGGTCGGGGCGTACTTGAGTGGGGGGATGGATTCTGCATCCATTACGGCATTGGCTTCTGCGAGCGTGCCTCGGCTCATGACGTTTACGGGGGGATTTGATCTCACCAATGTCTCGGGATTCGAGGCGGCGTTCGACGAACGGCGCGATGCCGAGGCGCTCTCAGCGTTATTCAAGACGGAACACTATGAGATGGTCTTCCACGCGGGAGATCTGGAATGGGCTCTACCCCGGGTCATCTGGTCAATCGAGGATCTTCGAGCCGGAATGTGCTATCCGTATTATTACACGGCACGGCTGGCCAGTCGGTTCGTGAAAGTGGTGTTGGCTGGAACAGGTGGAGATGAGATCTTTGGGGGGTATCCCTGGCGGTACCGGATGGCCTCTGGCGAGGATCAAAACCACGATGACTTTCTGGGCAGATATTTTGAGTATTGGAATCGGCTCGTTCCCTGCCAACAGCACACGAGCTTCTTTTCCACCGAGATGATCCATCACACCAGCGGTCATAATCCCGTTGAGAGTTTCCGCCGAATTGTGAATCAGGATCGCCAGGATCGTGATCCGATCAGGCGGGCGCTCTATTTTGAGGCGAAGACGTTTCTCCACGGGCTCCTCGTGATTGAGGACAAACTCAGCATGGCGCACTCGCTTGAGTCGCGAGTGCCGCTGCTTGATCATGCGCTGGTGGATTTTGTGACCACGTTGCCGACGAAGTATCTCATCAATCGCCAATGGGAGAAAAACCCGCACAGAGACGAAAACCTGTCAGGCAAATACCTGTTTCGGCGAGCGATGGAGGGGATCCTTCCGGATGCGATTCTGCTCAAACGCAAACAGGGATTCAGCGCTCCGGATCAGTCGTGGTATCAGGGGCCCCTCATGGCCTACATCAAGAGTATTTTGTTCGACCGTCGGACAAGGGCCCGAGGGTTTTTCCAGAACACATTTATTCAACGTGTCGTGGATGAACATTTGAACGGGAAAGTGAACCATCGGCTCCTCATCTGGAGCTTGCTGAGTTTTGAGTTCTGGAATCGTCTATTCATCGACGGTGAGGGGATTCCGGCATATGCAATTCCGCCTCGGAGGTAA
- a CDS encoding ABC transporter ATP-binding protein, translating into MDILSIEGLTKHYSSGWPGRPPLVVLSGLSFSVAAGEIYGFLGPNGAGKTTTLKILMGLMRANSGTAKVFGYAAGDIRAKQRTGFLPESPYFYDYLTAEEFLGFYGRLAGINRSELSGRIIQMLQLVDLTEARHRQLRKFSKGMLQRVGLAQALIHDPELIVLDEPMSGLDPIGRKLIRDVILNLRDRGKTIFFSSHIIPDVEMICDRVGIIMKGKLLATGRVDELVRRDHVQSVEVVCEGVEVNKLSGIEPFASRVRQQGRQSLIILQQSHNLERVLAEIRKHGGHLISVTPQKGTLEELFLNPSCSLSEVGG; encoded by the coding sequence ATGGATATCCTCTCAATCGAAGGATTGACGAAACATTACTCTTCGGGATGGCCCGGTCGTCCACCCCTCGTTGTTCTATCCGGTTTATCTTTTTCGGTAGCGGCGGGTGAAATCTATGGGTTCCTTGGACCGAATGGCGCAGGGAAAACCACTACTCTGAAGATCTTGATGGGGTTGATGCGGGCGAACAGCGGAACGGCGAAGGTGTTTGGATATGCGGCAGGAGATATTCGTGCCAAACAACGAACAGGTTTTCTCCCTGAATCACCCTACTTCTACGATTATTTGACCGCAGAAGAGTTTCTCGGATTTTATGGGCGCTTAGCCGGGATCAATCGGAGCGAGCTTTCGGGGAGAATCATACAGATGCTTCAACTCGTCGACCTAACGGAAGCGCGACACCGTCAGCTGAGAAAATTCTCCAAGGGAATGCTTCAACGAGTCGGCCTCGCACAGGCTCTCATCCACGATCCCGAACTCATCGTTCTCGACGAACCGATGTCGGGCTTAGACCCCATCGGACGTAAGCTCATCCGCGATGTGATACTAAACCTCAGAGACCGGGGGAAAACGATTTTTTTCAGTTCTCACATCATCCCTGATGTGGAGATGATCTGTGATCGAGTCGGAATCATCATGAAGGGGAAGTTATTAGCGACAGGCAGAGTTGATGAGTTGGTTCGTCGAGATCATGTTCAGTCCGTAGAAGTGGTCTGTGAAGGGGTGGAAGTGAATAAATTGTCAGGGATCGAGCCGTTCGCCTCGCGTGTGAGGCAGCAAGGACGGCAGTCTTTGATCATACTGCAACAGTCTCACAACCTTGAGCGGGTATTGGCAGAAATCCGAAAGCACGGGGGGCACCTTATTTCAGTAACCCCACAGAAAGGAACTCTTGAGGAGCTGTTTCTGAATCCATCATGCTCTCTTTCTGAGGTGGGAGGCTAA
- a CDS encoding ABC transporter permease subunit yields the protein MWSIGVISLNTFRENLRDKILYNLLFFAVFLIGGAIALGDLTVMEHDKIISDIGLASINLIGIIIAIFVGTGLVSREIDRRTVYTIMARPIHRVQFLLGKYLGLVVTLVVNVVIMLIVYLATLWSGHVPIRSTVFQAVQLMLVEMLVITAVALMFSTFSTATLSAIFTIGVYIVGHLTEDLKAIAERSPSATIKGLMSGLYYIFPNLEMLNIKGQAASGISVSIAFQSMATVYGLLYATLLLVGGCLIFQRRDF from the coding sequence ATGTGGAGTATCGGAGTCATCTCCCTCAATACATTCCGCGAGAATCTCCGCGACAAGATTCTGTACAACCTTCTCTTTTTTGCCGTGTTTTTGATTGGGGGAGCGATCGCCCTTGGCGATCTCACCGTGATGGAACACGACAAGATCATTTCCGATATCGGCTTGGCTTCGATCAATTTGATAGGGATTATTATCGCCATCTTTGTGGGTACTGGCTTAGTGAGTAGAGAAATCGACCGGCGAACCGTTTATACAATTATGGCTCGCCCCATCCACCGAGTGCAATTTCTCCTGGGCAAGTATCTAGGACTGGTGGTGACCTTGGTGGTGAATGTGGTGATTATGCTGATTGTTTATCTGGCAACTCTCTGGTCCGGGCATGTTCCAATTCGGAGCACTGTGTTTCAAGCTGTCCAGCTCATGCTGGTGGAAATGTTAGTGATCACGGCAGTGGCATTAATGTTTTCAACGTTCAGCACGGCAACCCTCAGTGCAATTTTCACGATCGGAGTGTACATCGTCGGTCATCTGACGGAGGATCTCAAAGCCATTGCAGAGAGGAGTCCGAGTGCCACGATTAAAGGTCTTATGAGCGGTCTGTACTATATCTTTCCCAATCTTGAGATGCTGAATATCAAAGGACAAGCGGCATCAGGGATCTCCGTATCGATTGCATTTCAATCGATGGCAACAGTGTACGGATTGTTATATGCAACTCTCCTGCTCGTCGGAGGCTGTTTGATTTTTCAGCGTAGAGATTTCTGA
- a CDS encoding methyltransferase domain-containing protein, with product MESACAGKKKTLLSKLLVCPSCLGTLVEEPQRYACVNCRCEFPIRDGIPRFLPALSKDEQQVKEGFNIAYQHYRDSRYLHFTPALVDQWLENVNLPKGYFQGKLVLDAGCGSGRWTYAMALLGATVVAVDLTDSGVAAAHAATSAMDNVVVVQASLFQLPFRQASFDFVVSWGVMHHTPNTKAAFDRVAPMVKKGGTFYAMVYEKHNPWKFVCTDFLRRILQRFPEPRRYDLCRYLIIKNRHLYSFLQRHLICAAYPPSGDPLAISTIHYGLYDAYTPMYNFLHTRAEVTAWFQEHHFNQITLTKPVRFTRKRDIKLQGECGGAINMRGVRA from the coding sequence ATGGAATCTGCGTGTGCTGGTAAGAAGAAAACCCTCCTTTCTAAGCTTCTGGTGTGCCCATCCTGTCTCGGCACACTGGTTGAAGAACCCCAACGGTACGCGTGCGTCAACTGCCGATGCGAATTTCCGATTCGGGATGGTATTCCTCGCTTCCTGCCGGCACTGTCAAAGGATGAGCAACAGGTAAAAGAAGGATTTAACATCGCCTATCAGCATTATAGGGACTCCCGCTATCTCCATTTTACGCCTGCATTGGTCGACCAATGGCTGGAAAACGTGAATCTGCCCAAAGGGTATTTTCAGGGGAAGCTCGTGCTAGACGCCGGTTGTGGGTCCGGGCGATGGACCTATGCGATGGCTTTGTTGGGGGCCACCGTCGTCGCCGTCGACCTGACAGACTCCGGCGTCGCAGCCGCTCATGCTGCGACATCGGCGATGGACAATGTCGTCGTCGTGCAAGCCAGTCTCTTTCAGCTCCCGTTCCGCCAAGCAAGTTTCGATTTTGTCGTGAGCTGGGGCGTCATGCACCATACGCCGAATACCAAGGCGGCGTTTGATCGGGTCGCGCCAATGGTCAAGAAGGGTGGAACGTTCTATGCGATGGTATATGAAAAACACAACCCGTGGAAGTTTGTTTGCACGGATTTTCTCCGTCGGATCCTGCAACGGTTTCCAGAGCCGCGTCGATATGACCTCTGCCGCTATTTGATCATTAAAAATCGACATCTCTACTCCTTTCTTCAACGCCACCTCATTTGTGCAGCCTATCCTCCAAGTGGAGACCCATTGGCAATCTCAACGATTCATTACGGGCTCTATGATGCGTACACGCCCATGTACAATTTTCTTCATACGCGCGCTGAAGTTACTGCCTGGTTCCAAGAGCATCATTTCAATCAGATTACGTTGACCAAGCCCGTACGATTCACTCGGAAACGGGACATCAAATTGCAGGGAGAATGTGGAGGCGCGATCAACATGCGCGGAGTTCGCGCATGA
- a CDS encoding ABC transporter ATP-binding protein yields the protein MLAIQAKNLTKIYRWYPRRTDIVKEWLTFGRRSYHLLRTALDDVSFEIMKGESIGVMGCNGAGKSTLLKLLAGLSQPTSGVFDVRGRVAALLELGTGFHPDYSGAENIRVNGMLLGLSRGAIEQKFDAIVDFAELRHVIDQPLRTYSTGMQARLAFAIATALEPEILLIDEVLAVGDASFVNKCIQFLQRFLNRGGTAVLVSHNSFLLSRLCKRVIWIDQGKLVQVGEAHAVCRAYDLYVRQRDRAKQNTHNQSEGDLRWGSGEIRIQSTSLLDGAEQSQSAYVTGEKMVVRLTYESTRTFENPSVYILITREDGLLVTSAFSGEPAVELGNFSKTGTVDIVFDPLLLGDGSYLVSVGIFPRKEGAESIYRLDPYDLHENVCEFTVKRPDRPLQTVCDHPVSWSHKASP from the coding sequence ATGCTGGCCATTCAAGCGAAGAACCTGACGAAGATTTATCGATGGTATCCGAGACGTACGGATATCGTGAAAGAATGGCTCACCTTCGGCCGAAGGTCCTACCACTTATTGCGAACCGCGCTTGACGATGTCTCGTTCGAAATCATGAAAGGCGAGAGCATCGGGGTGATGGGCTGTAATGGTGCCGGCAAGAGCACATTGTTGAAATTGCTGGCAGGGCTGTCCCAGCCAACCAGCGGAGTATTTGATGTCAGAGGACGAGTTGCTGCCTTGCTCGAGTTGGGCACCGGATTTCATCCGGATTATTCCGGAGCGGAGAACATACGCGTTAACGGCATGCTTCTCGGATTGAGTCGGGGTGCCATTGAACAGAAGTTTGATGCAATCGTGGACTTTGCCGAATTGCGTCACGTGATCGACCAGCCATTGCGGACCTATTCGACAGGCATGCAGGCGAGGCTGGCCTTTGCAATCGCGACGGCATTGGAGCCGGAGATTCTCCTCATCGACGAAGTGTTGGCTGTCGGGGACGCGTCCTTCGTGAATAAATGCATTCAGTTTCTCCAGCGTTTTCTCAATAGGGGAGGAACGGCCGTACTGGTTTCGCATAATTCGTTTCTGCTCAGCCGTCTCTGCAAGCGGGTCATTTGGATTGACCAGGGGAAGCTCGTGCAGGTAGGGGAGGCACATGCCGTATGCCGTGCGTACGATCTCTATGTGCGCCAGCGCGACCGGGCAAAGCAAAATACTCACAACCAAAGTGAGGGGGACCTTCGGTGGGGATCAGGAGAGATCCGTATTCAGTCCACATCGTTGCTGGATGGTGCCGAGCAATCCCAGTCAGCCTATGTGACCGGCGAAAAAATGGTCGTCCGTCTCACTTATGAGTCCACGCGCACTTTTGAGAATCCTTCTGTATACATCCTCATCACCAGGGAAGACGGATTGCTCGTGACGAGTGCCTTCTCCGGTGAGCCGGCGGTGGAGTTAGGGAATTTTTCCAAAACCGGAACCGTCGACATCGTATTTGATCCTCTGCTGTTGGGAGATGGGTCATACTTGGTTTCAGTCGGTATTTTCCCGAGGAAGGAAGGGGCTGAGTCCATCTACCGCCTCGATCCCTACGACCTCCATGAAAATGTATGCGAATTCACCGTGAAACGCCCGGATCGGCCCCTACAGACTGTGTGTGATCATCCGGTCAGCTGGTCCCATAAAGCCTCGCCTTGA